One Halomonas sp. M4R1S46 genomic window carries:
- a CDS encoding GlsB/YeaQ/YmgE family stress response membrane protein, with protein MGILSWILFGLIAGIIAKWIMPGRDPGGIIVTILIGIAGAFVGGWLGSMVGMGSMGDFSLGSFITAVVGAVILLGGYRMLKKA; from the coding sequence ATGGGCATTCTATCGTGGATCCTGTTCGGCCTGATCGCCGGCATCATCGCCAAATGGATCATGCCGGGCAGGGATCCGGGCGGCATCATCGTCACCATCCTGATCGGCATCGCCGGTGCCTTCGTGGGCGGCTGGCTGGGCTCCATGGTCGGCATGGGGTCCATGGGCGACTTCAGCCTGGGCAGCTTCATCACGGCCGTGGTGGGCGCCGTCATCCTGCTGGGGGGATACAGGATGCTCAAGAAGGCCTGA
- a CDS encoding NUDIX domain-containing protein, whose translation MSQTDHANPPDDLAAAPFDAEDVELLERRCLHRGFFRLEELHLRHRLFEGGWSGAMVREVHQRHDAVGVLLYDVERDAVALVEQFRAGALDDPDSPWKLEIVAGLVERGESLAEVARREAEEEAGCRVGELIELHTYYPSPGACNERVTLFCGLIDSRGLGGIHGLDEEHEDIRVHVLSFQRAWELLLAGRLDNAMCLIAFHWLAAQRASLRARR comes from the coding sequence ATGTCGCAGACCGATCACGCCAACCCGCCCGATGACCTGGCGGCCGCGCCCTTCGACGCCGAGGACGTGGAACTGCTCGAGCGACGCTGCCTCCACCGGGGGTTCTTTCGCCTGGAGGAGCTGCACCTGCGCCACCGTCTCTTCGAGGGCGGCTGGAGCGGGGCGATGGTTCGCGAGGTGCATCAGCGCCACGACGCCGTGGGGGTATTGCTCTACGATGTCGAGAGGGATGCGGTGGCGCTGGTGGAGCAGTTTCGTGCCGGCGCCCTGGATGACCCCGATTCGCCCTGGAAGCTCGAGATCGTCGCGGGGCTGGTGGAGCGCGGCGAGAGCCTGGCCGAGGTGGCCCGTCGCGAGGCCGAGGAAGAAGCCGGCTGCCGGGTGGGGGAGTTGATCGAGCTGCACACCTACTACCCCAGCCCCGGCGCCTGCAATGAGCGGGTCACCCTGTTCTGCGGCCTGATCGACAGCCGAGGGCTGGGCGGCATCCACGGCCTCGACGAGGAGCACGAGGACATCCGCGTCCACGTGCTCTCGTTCCAACGGGCCTGGGAACTCCTGCTGGCCGGGCGACTCGACAATGCCATGTGCCTGATCGCCTTCCACTGGTTGGCGGCGCAGCGGGCCTCACTGAGAGCAAGGAGGTAG
- a CDS encoding methyltransferase, with protein MSAETPVCQLLERQDADYRGWLWVAPPRDDWLEGGEGRVLAADQAVLSAWRARGRPAGSPFEADVPTPPGVVLFWPKAHALGEWWLLWLCAHLPAGTPLQVVGEHQGGIKRVLKVLAALGLGCRKVDSARRCTLFESRLDRVGLDPEAAWTSFEAEGLQLASHPGVFGHGKLDEGTRLLLSRLPEALPETGRVLDMGCGDGILAGWLARRGLAMTAVDVNGFAVEATRRSLEANALDGEVRAGDVFAGLEGRRFDAIVSNPPFHQERAVDYGPAGRLIREAPEHLVPGGRLVLVANAFLPYPDLLERAFGGFEILADDRRFRVYSART; from the coding sequence GGACGACTGGCTGGAGGGCGGCGAGGGGCGAGTGCTCGCCGCCGACCAGGCGGTGCTGTCCGCCTGGCGGGCGCGGGGGCGGCCGGCCGGCTCGCCCTTCGAGGCGGACGTGCCGACCCCGCCGGGGGTGGTGCTGTTCTGGCCCAAGGCCCATGCCCTGGGCGAGTGGTGGCTGCTGTGGCTGTGCGCCCACCTGCCGGCGGGCACCCCGCTACAGGTGGTGGGGGAGCACCAGGGCGGCATCAAGCGGGTGCTCAAGGTCCTGGCGGCCCTGGGGCTCGGCTGCCGAAAGGTCGACAGCGCCCGGCGCTGCACGCTCTTCGAGTCCCGCCTCGATCGGGTCGGTCTCGACCCGGAGGCGGCCTGGACGTCCTTCGAGGCCGAGGGGCTGCAGCTGGCCAGCCACCCGGGCGTCTTCGGCCACGGCAAGCTCGATGAGGGCACCCGGTTGTTGCTGTCGCGGTTGCCCGAGGCGCTGCCCGAGACGGGCCGGGTGCTGGACATGGGCTGCGGGGACGGCATCCTGGCCGGCTGGCTGGCCCGGCGGGGGCTGGCGATGACCGCGGTGGACGTCAACGGCTTCGCCGTGGAGGCGACCCGGCGCAGCCTGGAGGCCAATGCCCTGGACGGTGAGGTGAGGGCGGGGGATGTCTTCGCGGGGCTCGAGGGGCGACGCTTCGACGCCATCGTCAGCAACCCGCCCTTCCACCAGGAGCGAGCCGTGGACTACGGCCCCGCCGGCCGGCTGATCCGCGAGGCGCCCGAGCACCTGGTGCCGGGCGGCCGGCTGGTGCTGGTGGCCAACGCCTTCCTGCCCTATCCGGATCTGCTGGAGCGGGCCTTCGGCGGTTTCGAGATCCTCGCCGACGACCGCCGCTTCCGGGTCTACAGCGCCAGGACCTGA
- the cmoB gene encoding tRNA 5-methoxyuridine(34)/uridine 5-oxyacetic acid(34) synthase CmoB has protein sequence MSTTPHRDLYHAFVDQGLDTWLARLPEQLARGLDRQRYGDLPAWEKAVAKLPRLPETRRVHLDADSVTVDVELDASRRRQSENLLRVLAPWRKGPYRLGGVHIDTEWRSDWKWRRVAPHLAPLTGRRVLDVGGGNGYHAWRMAGSGAAFVLVIDPSPRFYWQFQAVRHFVGDADGGVVHFLPVGIEEVPEDLAFFDSVFSMGVLYHRPSPLEHLLQLKAALRPGGELVLETLVVEGDATTVLLPGERYAAMPNVYFLPSSAALCGWLERCGFDNIRVVDEADTSLDEQRATDWMTFQSLADFLDPDDPTRTREGYPAPRRAVLVANRPR, from the coding sequence ATGAGCACCACACCCCACCGAGACCTCTACCACGCCTTCGTCGACCAGGGCCTGGACACCTGGCTGGCACGCCTTCCCGAGCAGCTGGCCCGGGGCCTGGACCGCCAACGCTACGGCGACCTGCCGGCCTGGGAGAAGGCCGTGGCCAAGCTGCCGAGGCTGCCCGAGACACGTCGGGTGCACCTGGACGCCGACAGCGTGACGGTGGACGTCGAACTCGACGCCTCGCGACGCCGTCAGAGCGAGAACCTGCTGCGGGTCCTGGCGCCCTGGCGCAAGGGGCCCTATCGGCTCGGCGGGGTGCACATCGACACCGAATGGCGCTCCGACTGGAAATGGCGACGGGTGGCGCCTCACCTGGCGCCGCTGACCGGCCGGCGGGTGCTCGACGTGGGCGGCGGCAACGGCTACCACGCCTGGCGCATGGCCGGCAGCGGGGCCGCCTTCGTGCTGGTGATCGATCCCTCGCCGCGCTTCTACTGGCAGTTCCAGGCGGTGCGCCACTTCGTCGGCGATGCCGACGGCGGCGTGGTGCATTTCCTGCCGGTGGGCATCGAGGAGGTGCCCGAGGACCTGGCCTTCTTCGACAGCGTCTTCTCCATGGGCGTGCTCTACCATCGCCCCTCGCCGCTCGAGCACCTGCTGCAGCTCAAGGCCGCGCTGCGTCCCGGCGGCGAGCTGGTGCTGGAGACCCTGGTGGTGGAGGGCGACGCCACCACGGTGCTGCTGCCCGGGGAACGCTATGCGGCCATGCCCAACGTCTACTTCCTGCCCTCCTCCGCCGCCCTGTGTGGCTGGCTCGAGCGCTGCGGCTTCGACAACATCCGCGTGGTGGACGAGGCCGACACCTCCCTGGACGAGCAGCGCGCCACCGACTGGATGACCTTCCAGTCGCTGGCCGACTTCCTCGACCCCGACGACCCGACCAGGACCCGCGAGGGGTACCCCGCCCCGCGCCGGGCGGTGCTGGTCGCCAACCGGCCGCGTTGA
- a CDS encoding zinc metallopeptidase — translation MILLAIVLLLALFLLPNLWARWVLRRHGAPRDDYPGTGGELAEHLLRRLGIEGVRVEMTEGGDHYDPRARRVRLAREHYAGRSLTAVTVAAHEVGHAIQHHQGYAPLAARTRLVQLAQRAEKLGALLMMAAPVLLVVTRMPGGTLLMVLAAVISFGTAALVHLITLPVEWDASFQRALPLLEDYIPAYDMSGARHVLTACAFTYVAASLASLLNLGRWLAILRR, via the coding sequence ATGATCCTGTTGGCCATCGTCCTGTTGCTGGCCCTCTTCCTGCTGCCGAACCTCTGGGCCCGGTGGGTGCTCAGGCGTCATGGCGCGCCGCGGGACGACTACCCCGGCACCGGGGGCGAGCTGGCCGAGCACCTGCTCAGGCGACTCGGCATCGAGGGGGTGAGGGTGGAGATGACCGAGGGCGGTGACCACTACGACCCCCGGGCCCGACGGGTGCGGCTCGCACGGGAGCACTACGCGGGGCGCTCGCTCACCGCGGTGACGGTGGCGGCCCATGAGGTGGGGCATGCCATCCAGCACCATCAGGGCTATGCGCCGCTGGCGGCGCGCACCCGACTGGTCCAGTTGGCCCAGCGGGCCGAGAAGCTCGGCGCCCTGCTGATGATGGCGGCGCCGGTGCTGCTGGTGGTCACCCGGATGCCCGGCGGCACCCTGCTGATGGTGCTGGCGGCGGTGATCAGCTTCGGCACCGCGGCCCTGGTGCACCTGATCACCCTGCCGGTGGAGTGGGACGCCAGCTTCCAGCGTGCCCTGCCGCTGCTCGAGGACTACATCCCGGCCTACGACATGTCCGGTGCCCGTCATGTGCTTACCGCCTGCGCCTTCACCTATGTGGCCGCGTCCCTGGCCAGTCTGCTCAACCTGGGGCGGTGGCTGGCGATCCTGCGGCGTTGA
- a CDS encoding metallophosphoesterase — translation MRLIQVTDCHLHADPLARSRTGIPHRQFERVVVAAARLRPDAVLVTGDVSQDETAASYALAERVLARFDCPWFWLPGNHDAPDPMAECRPFHASLDLEDWRVLLLDTQVVGQEAGELGEARLAAFAERLADDDRPTLVAMHHPPLAVGSAWLDALGLVDAEAFWRTLAGHECVQAVLCGHIHQAFVGHGPVGVPVYACPSTSDQFLPGSETFAVDEASRPGFRVVDLHGGELATWVERVEL, via the coding sequence ATGCGTCTCATCCAGGTCACCGATTGTCATCTGCATGCCGACCCCCTGGCGCGCTCGCGCACCGGCATCCCCCATCGCCAGTTCGAGCGGGTGGTGGTGGCGGCCGCGCGCCTGCGCCCCGATGCGGTGCTGGTCACCGGTGACGTCAGTCAGGACGAGACGGCGGCCTCCTATGCCCTGGCCGAGCGGGTCCTGGCCCGCTTCGACTGTCCCTGGTTCTGGCTGCCCGGCAACCACGACGCGCCGGATCCGATGGCCGAGTGCCGTCCCTTCCACGCCAGCCTCGACCTCGAGGACTGGCGTGTCCTGTTGCTGGATACCCAGGTGGTCGGCCAGGAGGCCGGCGAACTCGGCGAGGCGCGCCTGGCGGCCTTCGCCGAGCGTCTCGCCGACGACGACCGGCCGACCCTGGTGGCCATGCACCACCCGCCCCTGGCCGTCGGCTCGGCCTGGCTCGATGCGCTGGGGCTGGTCGACGCCGAGGCCTTCTGGCGTACCCTCGCCGGCCACGAGTGCGTCCAGGCGGTACTCTGCGGCCATATCCACCAGGCCTTCGTCGGGCATGGCCCGGTCGGGGTCCCGGTCTACGCCTGCCCCTCCACCAGCGACCAGTTCCTGCCCGGCAGCGAGACCTTCGCCGTCGACGAGGCGTCCCGCCCCGGCTTTCGCGTGGTCGACCTGCACGGCGGCGAACTCGCCACCTGGGTGGAGCGGGTCGAGCTCTAA
- the cysN gene encoding sulfate adenylyltransferase subunit CysN — protein sequence MSHQSTLIADNIEQYLHEHENKDLLRFITCGSVDDGKSTLIGRLLHDSKMIFDDQLAAITQASKKSGTTGEEVDLALLVDGLQSEREQGITIDVAYRFFSTDKRKFIIADTPGHEQYTRNMATGASTAGLAVILIDARYGVQTQTKRHSFIADLVGIRHLVIAVNKMDLVEYSQARFDEIAAEYRAFAEQLGADDIRFVPLSALKGDNVVNKSEAMGWYDGPALLELLESVEVRADHNLTDLRLPVQYVNRPNLDFRGYAGTLEAGILRPGQAIKVLPSGKTSTVERIVTFDGDLDDAYPGQAITVTLEDEIDISRGDWIVAADAEVTEAAAFDADVVWMSEQALEPGRQVDIRLAGRSVPGRVETIHYQVDVNTLERHQAERLELNAIARCRVALTGEVPIDAYERSPGTGSFIVIDRLSNITVGAGMIRGAADAGTEVAPGEVDWAGFEVELNALVRKYFPHWEAKDVRELLK from the coding sequence ATGTCACATCAATCGACACTGATCGCCGACAACATCGAGCAGTACCTGCACGAGCACGAGAACAAGGACCTGCTGCGCTTCATCACCTGCGGCAGCGTCGACGACGGCAAGTCGACCCTGATCGGCCGGCTGCTGCACGACTCCAAGATGATCTTCGACGACCAACTGGCGGCCATCACCCAGGCGTCGAAGAAGAGCGGCACCACCGGCGAGGAGGTGGACCTGGCGCTGCTGGTCGATGGCCTGCAGTCCGAGCGGGAGCAGGGCATCACCATCGACGTGGCCTATCGCTTCTTCTCCACCGACAAGCGCAAGTTCATCATCGCCGACACCCCGGGGCACGAGCAGTACACCCGCAACATGGCCACCGGGGCGTCCACCGCCGGGCTGGCGGTGATCCTGATCGACGCCCGCTACGGCGTGCAGACCCAGACCAAGCGGCACAGCTTCATCGCCGACCTGGTGGGCATCCGCCACCTGGTGATCGCGGTCAACAAGATGGACCTGGTGGAGTACAGCCAGGCGCGCTTCGACGAGATCGCCGCCGAGTATCGCGCCTTCGCCGAGCAGCTGGGCGCCGACGACATCCGCTTCGTGCCGCTCTCGGCGCTGAAGGGCGACAACGTGGTCAACAAGAGCGAGGCGATGGGCTGGTACGACGGCCCGGCGCTGCTCGAGCTGCTCGAGAGCGTCGAGGTGCGGGCCGACCACAACCTCACCGATCTGCGCCTGCCGGTGCAGTACGTGAACCGGCCGAACCTGGACTTCCGCGGCTATGCCGGGACCCTGGAAGCGGGCATCCTGCGCCCCGGCCAGGCGATCAAGGTGCTGCCCTCGGGCAAGACCTCGACGGTCGAGCGCATCGTCACCTTCGACGGCGACCTGGACGATGCCTATCCGGGCCAGGCGATCACCGTGACGCTGGAGGACGAGATCGATATCTCCCGCGGCGACTGGATCGTGGCCGCCGACGCCGAGGTGACCGAGGCCGCGGCCTTCGATGCCGACGTCGTGTGGATGAGCGAGCAGGCCCTGGAGCCGGGCCGCCAGGTCGACATCCGCCTCGCCGGGCGCTCGGTGCCCGGGCGGGTCGAGACCATCCACTATCAGGTGGACGTCAACACCCTGGAGCGGCATCAGGCCGAGCGCCTCGAGCTCAACGCCATCGCCCGCTGCCGGGTGGCGCTGACCGGCGAGGTGCCGATCGACGCCTACGAGCGCAGCCCGGGCACCGGCAGCTTCATCGTCATCGACCGGCTGTCCAACATCACCGTGGGCGCGGGCATGATCCGCGGTGCGGCCGACGCCGGCACCGAGGTGGCGCCGGGCGAGGTCGACTGGGCCGGCTTCGAGGTCGAGCTCAACGCCCTGGTGCGCAAGTACTTCCCGCACTGGGAGGCCAAGGACGTTCGCGAGTTGCTGAAGTAG
- the cysD gene encoding sulfate adenylyltransferase subunit CysD, producing the protein MNSLHAPTRDSAVTAEGSSAAAGLTPRRLTHLQQLEAESIHIIREVAAEFSNPVMLYSIGKDSSVMLHLARKAFYPGPPPFPLMHVNTTWKFREMIEFRDRMAAESGMELIEHINQEGVEAGINPFEHGSSGYTDVMKTQSLKQALDKYGFDAAFGGARRDEEASRAKERVFSFRDKHHRWDPKNQRPELWNLYNARVNKGESIRAFPLSNWTELDIWQYIYLESIPIVPLYFSAPRPVVERDGMQIMVDDDRLPLEEGEVPEEKWVRFRTLGCYPLTGAVESRATTLPEIIQEMLLTRTSERSGRAIDHDQAGSMEKKKREGYF; encoded by the coding sequence ATGAACAGTCTTCATGCACCGACACGCGATAGTGCCGTCACGGCCGAGGGCAGCAGTGCCGCTGCCGGCCTGACGCCGCGGCGGCTGACCCATCTGCAGCAGCTGGAAGCCGAGTCCATCCACATCATCCGCGAGGTGGCGGCCGAGTTCTCCAACCCGGTGATGCTCTATTCCATCGGCAAGGACTCCTCGGTGATGCTGCACCTGGCGCGCAAGGCCTTCTATCCCGGGCCGCCGCCGTTCCCGCTGATGCACGTCAACACCACCTGGAAGTTCCGCGAGATGATCGAGTTCCGCGACCGCATGGCCGCGGAATCCGGCATGGAGCTGATCGAGCACATCAACCAGGAAGGCGTCGAGGCGGGCATCAACCCCTTCGAGCATGGCTCCAGCGGCTACACCGACGTGATGAAGACCCAGTCGCTCAAGCAGGCGCTGGACAAGTACGGCTTCGATGCCGCCTTCGGCGGCGCGCGCCGCGACGAGGAGGCCAGCCGCGCCAAGGAGCGCGTGTTCTCCTTCCGCGACAAGCATCACCGCTGGGATCCCAAGAACCAGCGTCCCGAGCTGTGGAACCTCTACAACGCCCGGGTCAACAAGGGCGAGTCGATCCGCGCCTTCCCGCTCTCCAACTGGACCGAGCTGGACATCTGGCAGTACATCTACCTCGAGTCGATCCCCATCGTGCCGCTGTACTTCTCCGCGCCGCGTCCGGTGGTGGAGCGCGACGGCATGCAGATCATGGTCGACGACGACCGCCTGCCGCTCGAGGAGGGCGAGGTGCCGGAAGAGAAGTGGGTGCGCTTCCGCACGCTCGGCTGCTACCCGCTGACCGGCGCGGTGGAGTCCAGGGCCACCACCCTGCCCGAGATCATCCAGGAGATGCTGCTGACCCGCACCAGCGAGCGCAGCGGCCGCGCCATCGACCACGACCAGGCCGGCTCGATGGAGAAGAAGAAGCGCGAGGGGTACTTCTAA
- a CDS encoding DUF1249 domain-containing protein encodes MSRSAYVTDLRTLQGECTANYVRLIRLLGDLEAGESREVELVNQGRRLGALCLKVQERAPYTSIIRVSQHGVLDALIDTPRMRVHLYHDVRMAEVTDFQRQRHFDGRYRYPNARMHQPDEKLQLNRFLGEWLDHGLAHGHSLDLPELP; translated from the coding sequence GTGTCGAGAAGTGCCTACGTCACCGACCTGAGGACCCTCCAGGGGGAGTGCACCGCCAACTATGTGCGGTTGATCCGCCTGCTGGGGGATCTCGAGGCCGGCGAGAGTCGCGAGGTGGAACTGGTCAACCAGGGGCGCCGCCTCGGTGCCCTGTGCCTCAAGGTCCAGGAGCGGGCCCCCTACACCAGTATCATCCGGGTCTCCCAGCATGGGGTCCTCGACGCACTGATCGACACGCCCCGCATGCGGGTCCACCTCTATCATGACGTGCGCATGGCGGAGGTCACCGACTTCCAGCGCCAGCGCCACTTCGATGGCCGCTATCGCTATCCCAACGCCCGCATGCACCAGCCCGACGAGAAGCTCCAGCTCAACCGTTTCCTCGGCGAGTGGCTCGACCACGGCCTGGCCCATGGCCACTCCCTGGACCTGCCGGAACTACCCTGA
- the greB gene encoding transcription elongation factor GreB, with protein sequence MKGRNMTRWRDPAKDPRQEPKSNLITAEGAERLRGILDHLSRVKRPTLSAKVGEAAALGDRSENADYTYNKKELNRVIARIRYLTKRLDELQVVDRLPADTGRVFFGAFVTLEDEDGEELHLRIVGHDETDTTRHWISVDAPLAKALLGKGLDDEATVAAPGGETTYLITAIDYRQP encoded by the coding sequence ATGAAAGGCCGCAACATGACGCGCTGGCGCGACCCCGCCAAGGACCCGCGCCAGGAGCCCAAGAGCAACCTGATCACCGCCGAGGGCGCCGAGCGCCTGCGGGGCATCCTCGACCACCTCTCGCGGGTCAAGCGCCCCACCCTCTCGGCCAAGGTCGGCGAGGCGGCCGCCCTGGGCGATCGCAGCGAGAACGCCGACTACACCTACAACAAGAAGGAGCTGAACCGGGTGATCGCCCGGATCCGCTACCTGACCAAGCGCCTGGACGAGCTCCAGGTGGTGGACCGGTTGCCCGCCGATACCGGACGAGTGTTCTTCGGCGCCTTCGTGACGCTCGAGGACGAGGATGGCGAGGAGCTGCACCTGCGCATCGTCGGCCACGACGAGACCGACACCACCCGGCACTGGATCAGCGTCGACGCCCCCCTGGCCAAGGCGCTGCTCGGCAAGGGGCTCGACGACGAGGCCACGGTGGCCGCCCCGGGCGGCGAGACCACCTACCTGATCACCGCGATCGACTACCGCCAGCCCTAG